The following coding sequences lie in one Miscanthus floridulus cultivar M001 chromosome 9, ASM1932011v1, whole genome shotgun sequence genomic window:
- the LOC136484151 gene encoding nodulin homeobox-like isoform X1: protein MIDMVSAIEELSGLTSKELGEMLKESDNFVLQSKTEDGGPKQVDMEKLVSSLPLHLLAVCLELGQGPDLTYVLRGMRFLHSLSDLASRHTRLEQVLLDDVKLSEQVMDLIFFLLSILAEQKKENNVGASPLVHASLVAASLHLLTSYFSSQWHELVHILLAHPKVDIFMDVAFDSLHEVVRLLNIRLSSMGSGSFHVGSLESRRAHFICQQGEASLQFLLLLCQQKLFRDRILKNKELSRNGGILSLSHTILKLDVPECLKQSTDLVASISRLKAKILSILLQLCEAESVSYLDEVATNPNSRRLGQTLALKLLQVLNLLKIAFGRKQNITSDSHDKGKIYPMGSVLISALRLVDVFSDDSNFRSSFMTNTVPFLTQILATPHEEFVSSWCSVNVPAIEEDASLDYDPFGASEVALLASDNVLTEAKANYSCPFRPSLPSMAYAQTRTSCVVKIIANLHIFVPNICEEQERDLFLLNFQKYLVSGSPKLSADEPASSDFKATKVCRNLGSLSDYAKTLVPNLLNVEDVVLLSDFSDKLQSWCKSQVEQVAVKVGQNDTPPESTEDIHPVQQPLLTRTSTPDSKMNNLPKDVQNMEVSTPIPPINPEGNDKDGTPKNTVSRNGGFLQNAVGQNLVHLGVARTVSGGSSVVTSGVSTGLQRSKMDLDPASSSVDNFKTPELTKENGLQEDEKGESSMYDERQPKRRKRTLMNNEQIDELEKALVDEPEMHKNAVLLQSWSEKLSLQGPEITASQLKNWLNNRKAKLARIAKERGPFEGENADKPSTPATIHLGESSESAGEDNYLPPARVMNALSKGRLVSPDSNEQTSQAELSPNTMLIRPFTRSFSLEPGRLVSLVDSDGKEVGRGKVFQTPGKSPAESRVCMVDVTELRTEKWRELPHPSQASGRTFQEAEARNGGIMRVSWDVVRLSPAV from the exons CTTAGTGGGTTAACCTCTAAAGAACTTGGGGAGATGCTGAAGGAGTCAGACAACTTTGTTTTGCAGTCCAAGACCGAAGACGGAGGTCCAAAGCAG GTGGACATGGAAAAACTTGTGTCCTCGCTTCCTCTTCATCTCCTTGCTGTATGTTTGGAGCTTGGGCAAGGCCCGGACTTGACTTATGTGCTTCGTGGCATGCGCTTTTTGCATAGTTTGTCTGATCTAGCATCCCGCCATACTAGACTGGAGCAG GTTCTTCTTGATGATGTCAAATTATCCGAACAAGTCATGGACCTGATATTCTTCCTACTTTCTATTCTTGCTGAACAGAAGAAG GAGAATAATGTCGGCGCTTCTCCGCTTGTGCATGCGTCACTTGTAGCAGCTAGTCTTCATCTGTTGACAAGTTACTTCTCTTCCCAGTGGCATGAACTTGTCCATATTCTGCTTGCACATCCAAAG GTTGATATCTTTATGGATGTGGCCTTTGATAGTTTGCATGAAGTTGTGAGGCTGTTAAATATCAGATTATCATCAATGGGCTCCGGTTCCTTTCATGTTGGTTCTTTGGAATCTCGTCGTGCTCACTTCATCTGCCAACAGGGTGAAGCATCACTGCAATTTCTCTTGTTGTTGTGCCAGCAAAAGCTGTTTCGAGATCGGATTTTAAAAAATAAG GAACTCTCTagaaatggaggcatactgtcactTTCTCACACTATACTGAAGTTAGATGTCCCTGAATGTTTGAAACAGTCAACCGATCTTGTTGCTTCTATTTccaggctcaaggcaaagatacttTCTATT CTGTTGCAACTTTGTGAGGCTGAAAGTGTCTCTTACCTCGATGAAGTTGCTACTAACCCAAACAGCAGGCGGCTAGGGCAAACCTTGGCTCTAAAG TTACTGCAGGTTCTTAATTTGCTGAAGATTGCATTTGGAAGAAAACAAAACATAACTTCTGATTCTCATGATAAGGGTAAGATTTACCCCATGGGATCTGTGCTTATCAGTGCATTGCGTCTTGTTGATGTCTTCTCCGATGATTCAAACTTCAGATCTTCCTTTATGACTAACACT GTCCCGTTTTTAACCCAGATTTTAGCAACTCCTCATGAGGAATTTGTTTCAAGTTGGTGCTCTGTCAACGTACCAGCAATTGAGGAAGATGCAAGCCTAGATTATGATCCTTTTGGTGCATCTGAGGTGGCACTGTTAGCTTCTGATAATGTGTTGACTGAAGCTAAAGCTAACTATTCATGCCCTTTTCGCCCTAGCCTGCCTTCAATGGCATATGCACAGACAAGAACATCATGTGTAGTGAAAATAATAGCAAATTTGCATATTTTTGTTCCAAACATTTGTGAAG AGCAAGAAAGGGATCTTTTCCTTCTGAACTTTCAAAAATACTTGGTGTCTGGGAGTCCTAAACTATCAGCAGACGAGCCAGCTTCTAGTGATTTCAAGGCCACTAAAGTCTGTAGAAACTTAG GATCTTTGTCTGATTATGCTAAAACATTGGTTCCGAATTTGTTAAATGTGGAAGACGTGGTGTTATTAAG TGATTTTTCTGATAAGCTACAATCTTGGTGTAAATCACAAGTTGAGCAAGTTGCAGTAAAG GTGGGACAAAATGATACTCCACCAGAAAGCACGGAGGACATTCACCCAGTGCAGCAGCCCTTGCTAACACGGACAAGCACTCCGGACTCCAAAATGAATAACCTTCCAAAG GATGTGCAGAACATGGAAGTGTCTACACCAATACCCCCAATAAATCCAGAGGGAAATGATAAGGATGGGACTCCAAAGAACACTGTCTCTAGAAATGGTGGTTTCCTGCAGAATGCAGTTGGTCAAAACCTAGTCCATCTTGGCGTTGCAAGaacagtcagtggtggctcttcGGTTGTCACTTCCGGTGTTAGCACTGGACTCCAGCGCAGCAAAATGGATCTTGATCCAGCATCCAGCAGTGTGGATAATTTCAAAACACCAGAACTCACAAAAGAAAATGGTCTCCAGGAGGATGAGAAAGGAGAGAGTAGTATGTATGATGAGAGGCAACCTAAGAGAAGGAAGCGGACCCTTATGAATAATGAGCAAATAGATGAATTAGAGAAGGCTCTAGTAGATGAGCCTGAGATGCACAAGAACGCTGTTCTATTGCAGAGTTGGTCAGAGAAGTTAAGTCTGCAG GGCCCAGAGATCACAGCATCACAACTTAAAAACTG GTTGAACAATCGGAAAGCTAAGCTTGCTCGCATTGCAAAAGAAAGAGGACCATTTGAGGGGGAGAATGCTGATAAGCCATCTACACCAGCCACTATCCATCTTGGCGAGTCTTCCGAAAGTGCTGGGGAGGACAACTATCTACCCCCTGCGAGGGTGATGAACGCTCTATCCAAAGGCAGACTGGTGAGCCCGGACAGCAATGAGCAAACATCGCAGGCAGAGTTATCCCCGAACACGATGCTGATCCGCCCATTCACGAGATCCTTCTCACTGGAGCCTGGCCGCCTCGTCTCGCTAGTTGACAGCGATGGGAAGGAGGTTGGCAGGGGCAAGGTCTTCCAAACGCCAGGGAAGAGCCCGGCGGAGAGCCGCGTCTGCATGGTCGACGTCACTGAGCTCAGGACCGAGAAGTGGAGGGAGCTCCCACACCCTTCTCAGGCATCTGGGAGGACGTTCCAGGAGGCAGAGGCGAGGAATGGTGGCATCATGAGGGTCTCTTGGGACGTCGTCAGGCTGTCGCCTGCAGTGTAG
- the LOC136484151 gene encoding nodulin homeobox-like isoform X2 — protein MIDMVSAIEELSGLTSKELGEMLKESDNFVLQSKTEDGGPKQVDMEKLVSSLPLHLLAVCLELGQGPDLTYVLRGMRFLHSLSDLASRHTRLEQVLLDDVKLSEQVMDLIFFLLSILAEQKKENNVGASPLVHASLVAASLHLLTSYFSSQWHELVHILLAHPKVDIFMDVAFDSLHEVVRLLNIRLSSMGSGSFHVGSLESRRAHFICQQGEASLQFLLLLCQQKLFRDRILKNKELSRNGGILSLSHTILKLDVPECLKQSTDLVASISRLKAKILSILLQLCEAESVSYLDEVATNPNSRRLGQTLALKVLNLLKIAFGRKQNITSDSHDKGKIYPMGSVLISALRLVDVFSDDSNFRSSFMTNTVPFLTQILATPHEEFVSSWCSVNVPAIEEDASLDYDPFGASEVALLASDNVLTEAKANYSCPFRPSLPSMAYAQTRTSCVVKIIANLHIFVPNICEEQERDLFLLNFQKYLVSGSPKLSADEPASSDFKATKVCRNLGSLSDYAKTLVPNLLNVEDVVLLSDFSDKLQSWCKSQVEQVAVKVGQNDTPPESTEDIHPVQQPLLTRTSTPDSKMNNLPKDVQNMEVSTPIPPINPEGNDKDGTPKNTVSRNGGFLQNAVGQNLVHLGVARTVSGGSSVVTSGVSTGLQRSKMDLDPASSSVDNFKTPELTKENGLQEDEKGESSMYDERQPKRRKRTLMNNEQIDELEKALVDEPEMHKNAVLLQSWSEKLSLQGPEITASQLKNWLNNRKAKLARIAKERGPFEGENADKPSTPATIHLGESSESAGEDNYLPPARVMNALSKGRLVSPDSNEQTSQAELSPNTMLIRPFTRSFSLEPGRLVSLVDSDGKEVGRGKVFQTPGKSPAESRVCMVDVTELRTEKWRELPHPSQASGRTFQEAEARNGGIMRVSWDVVRLSPAV, from the exons CTTAGTGGGTTAACCTCTAAAGAACTTGGGGAGATGCTGAAGGAGTCAGACAACTTTGTTTTGCAGTCCAAGACCGAAGACGGAGGTCCAAAGCAG GTGGACATGGAAAAACTTGTGTCCTCGCTTCCTCTTCATCTCCTTGCTGTATGTTTGGAGCTTGGGCAAGGCCCGGACTTGACTTATGTGCTTCGTGGCATGCGCTTTTTGCATAGTTTGTCTGATCTAGCATCCCGCCATACTAGACTGGAGCAG GTTCTTCTTGATGATGTCAAATTATCCGAACAAGTCATGGACCTGATATTCTTCCTACTTTCTATTCTTGCTGAACAGAAGAAG GAGAATAATGTCGGCGCTTCTCCGCTTGTGCATGCGTCACTTGTAGCAGCTAGTCTTCATCTGTTGACAAGTTACTTCTCTTCCCAGTGGCATGAACTTGTCCATATTCTGCTTGCACATCCAAAG GTTGATATCTTTATGGATGTGGCCTTTGATAGTTTGCATGAAGTTGTGAGGCTGTTAAATATCAGATTATCATCAATGGGCTCCGGTTCCTTTCATGTTGGTTCTTTGGAATCTCGTCGTGCTCACTTCATCTGCCAACAGGGTGAAGCATCACTGCAATTTCTCTTGTTGTTGTGCCAGCAAAAGCTGTTTCGAGATCGGATTTTAAAAAATAAG GAACTCTCTagaaatggaggcatactgtcactTTCTCACACTATACTGAAGTTAGATGTCCCTGAATGTTTGAAACAGTCAACCGATCTTGTTGCTTCTATTTccaggctcaaggcaaagatacttTCTATT CTGTTGCAACTTTGTGAGGCTGAAAGTGTCTCTTACCTCGATGAAGTTGCTACTAACCCAAACAGCAGGCGGCTAGGGCAAACCTTGGCTCTAAAG GTTCTTAATTTGCTGAAGATTGCATTTGGAAGAAAACAAAACATAACTTCTGATTCTCATGATAAGGGTAAGATTTACCCCATGGGATCTGTGCTTATCAGTGCATTGCGTCTTGTTGATGTCTTCTCCGATGATTCAAACTTCAGATCTTCCTTTATGACTAACACT GTCCCGTTTTTAACCCAGATTTTAGCAACTCCTCATGAGGAATTTGTTTCAAGTTGGTGCTCTGTCAACGTACCAGCAATTGAGGAAGATGCAAGCCTAGATTATGATCCTTTTGGTGCATCTGAGGTGGCACTGTTAGCTTCTGATAATGTGTTGACTGAAGCTAAAGCTAACTATTCATGCCCTTTTCGCCCTAGCCTGCCTTCAATGGCATATGCACAGACAAGAACATCATGTGTAGTGAAAATAATAGCAAATTTGCATATTTTTGTTCCAAACATTTGTGAAG AGCAAGAAAGGGATCTTTTCCTTCTGAACTTTCAAAAATACTTGGTGTCTGGGAGTCCTAAACTATCAGCAGACGAGCCAGCTTCTAGTGATTTCAAGGCCACTAAAGTCTGTAGAAACTTAG GATCTTTGTCTGATTATGCTAAAACATTGGTTCCGAATTTGTTAAATGTGGAAGACGTGGTGTTATTAAG TGATTTTTCTGATAAGCTACAATCTTGGTGTAAATCACAAGTTGAGCAAGTTGCAGTAAAG GTGGGACAAAATGATACTCCACCAGAAAGCACGGAGGACATTCACCCAGTGCAGCAGCCCTTGCTAACACGGACAAGCACTCCGGACTCCAAAATGAATAACCTTCCAAAG GATGTGCAGAACATGGAAGTGTCTACACCAATACCCCCAATAAATCCAGAGGGAAATGATAAGGATGGGACTCCAAAGAACACTGTCTCTAGAAATGGTGGTTTCCTGCAGAATGCAGTTGGTCAAAACCTAGTCCATCTTGGCGTTGCAAGaacagtcagtggtggctcttcGGTTGTCACTTCCGGTGTTAGCACTGGACTCCAGCGCAGCAAAATGGATCTTGATCCAGCATCCAGCAGTGTGGATAATTTCAAAACACCAGAACTCACAAAAGAAAATGGTCTCCAGGAGGATGAGAAAGGAGAGAGTAGTATGTATGATGAGAGGCAACCTAAGAGAAGGAAGCGGACCCTTATGAATAATGAGCAAATAGATGAATTAGAGAAGGCTCTAGTAGATGAGCCTGAGATGCACAAGAACGCTGTTCTATTGCAGAGTTGGTCAGAGAAGTTAAGTCTGCAG GGCCCAGAGATCACAGCATCACAACTTAAAAACTG GTTGAACAATCGGAAAGCTAAGCTTGCTCGCATTGCAAAAGAAAGAGGACCATTTGAGGGGGAGAATGCTGATAAGCCATCTACACCAGCCACTATCCATCTTGGCGAGTCTTCCGAAAGTGCTGGGGAGGACAACTATCTACCCCCTGCGAGGGTGATGAACGCTCTATCCAAAGGCAGACTGGTGAGCCCGGACAGCAATGAGCAAACATCGCAGGCAGAGTTATCCCCGAACACGATGCTGATCCGCCCATTCACGAGATCCTTCTCACTGGAGCCTGGCCGCCTCGTCTCGCTAGTTGACAGCGATGGGAAGGAGGTTGGCAGGGGCAAGGTCTTCCAAACGCCAGGGAAGAGCCCGGCGGAGAGCCGCGTCTGCATGGTCGACGTCACTGAGCTCAGGACCGAGAAGTGGAGGGAGCTCCCACACCCTTCTCAGGCATCTGGGAGGACGTTCCAGGAGGCAGAGGCGAGGAATGGTGGCATCATGAGGGTCTCTTGGGACGTCGTCAGGCTGTCGCCTGCAGTGTAG
- the LOC136484151 gene encoding nodulin homeobox-like isoform X3, whose protein sequence is MDVAFDSLHEVVRLLNIRLSSMGSGSFHVGSLESRRAHFICQQGEASLQFLLLLCQQKLFRDRILKNKELSRNGGILSLSHTILKLDVPECLKQSTDLVASISRLKAKILSILLQLCEAESVSYLDEVATNPNSRRLGQTLALKLLQVLNLLKIAFGRKQNITSDSHDKGKIYPMGSVLISALRLVDVFSDDSNFRSSFMTNTVPFLTQILATPHEEFVSSWCSVNVPAIEEDASLDYDPFGASEVALLASDNVLTEAKANYSCPFRPSLPSMAYAQTRTSCVVKIIANLHIFVPNICEEQERDLFLLNFQKYLVSGSPKLSADEPASSDFKATKVCRNLGSLSDYAKTLVPNLLNVEDVVLLSDFSDKLQSWCKSQVEQVAVKVGQNDTPPESTEDIHPVQQPLLTRTSTPDSKMNNLPKDVQNMEVSTPIPPINPEGNDKDGTPKNTVSRNGGFLQNAVGQNLVHLGVARTVSGGSSVVTSGVSTGLQRSKMDLDPASSSVDNFKTPELTKENGLQEDEKGESSMYDERQPKRRKRTLMNNEQIDELEKALVDEPEMHKNAVLLQSWSEKLSLQGPEITASQLKNWLNNRKAKLARIAKERGPFEGENADKPSTPATIHLGESSESAGEDNYLPPARVMNALSKGRLVSPDSNEQTSQAELSPNTMLIRPFTRSFSLEPGRLVSLVDSDGKEVGRGKVFQTPGKSPAESRVCMVDVTELRTEKWRELPHPSQASGRTFQEAEARNGGIMRVSWDVVRLSPAV, encoded by the exons ATGGATGTGGCCTTTGATAGTTTGCATGAAGTTGTGAGGCTGTTAAATATCAGATTATCATCAATGGGCTCCGGTTCCTTTCATGTTGGTTCTTTGGAATCTCGTCGTGCTCACTTCATCTGCCAACAGGGTGAAGCATCACTGCAATTTCTCTTGTTGTTGTGCCAGCAAAAGCTGTTTCGAGATCGGATTTTAAAAAATAAG GAACTCTCTagaaatggaggcatactgtcactTTCTCACACTATACTGAAGTTAGATGTCCCTGAATGTTTGAAACAGTCAACCGATCTTGTTGCTTCTATTTccaggctcaaggcaaagatacttTCTATT CTGTTGCAACTTTGTGAGGCTGAAAGTGTCTCTTACCTCGATGAAGTTGCTACTAACCCAAACAGCAGGCGGCTAGGGCAAACCTTGGCTCTAAAG TTACTGCAGGTTCTTAATTTGCTGAAGATTGCATTTGGAAGAAAACAAAACATAACTTCTGATTCTCATGATAAGGGTAAGATTTACCCCATGGGATCTGTGCTTATCAGTGCATTGCGTCTTGTTGATGTCTTCTCCGATGATTCAAACTTCAGATCTTCCTTTATGACTAACACT GTCCCGTTTTTAACCCAGATTTTAGCAACTCCTCATGAGGAATTTGTTTCAAGTTGGTGCTCTGTCAACGTACCAGCAATTGAGGAAGATGCAAGCCTAGATTATGATCCTTTTGGTGCATCTGAGGTGGCACTGTTAGCTTCTGATAATGTGTTGACTGAAGCTAAAGCTAACTATTCATGCCCTTTTCGCCCTAGCCTGCCTTCAATGGCATATGCACAGACAAGAACATCATGTGTAGTGAAAATAATAGCAAATTTGCATATTTTTGTTCCAAACATTTGTGAAG AGCAAGAAAGGGATCTTTTCCTTCTGAACTTTCAAAAATACTTGGTGTCTGGGAGTCCTAAACTATCAGCAGACGAGCCAGCTTCTAGTGATTTCAAGGCCACTAAAGTCTGTAGAAACTTAG GATCTTTGTCTGATTATGCTAAAACATTGGTTCCGAATTTGTTAAATGTGGAAGACGTGGTGTTATTAAG TGATTTTTCTGATAAGCTACAATCTTGGTGTAAATCACAAGTTGAGCAAGTTGCAGTAAAG GTGGGACAAAATGATACTCCACCAGAAAGCACGGAGGACATTCACCCAGTGCAGCAGCCCTTGCTAACACGGACAAGCACTCCGGACTCCAAAATGAATAACCTTCCAAAG GATGTGCAGAACATGGAAGTGTCTACACCAATACCCCCAATAAATCCAGAGGGAAATGATAAGGATGGGACTCCAAAGAACACTGTCTCTAGAAATGGTGGTTTCCTGCAGAATGCAGTTGGTCAAAACCTAGTCCATCTTGGCGTTGCAAGaacagtcagtggtggctcttcGGTTGTCACTTCCGGTGTTAGCACTGGACTCCAGCGCAGCAAAATGGATCTTGATCCAGCATCCAGCAGTGTGGATAATTTCAAAACACCAGAACTCACAAAAGAAAATGGTCTCCAGGAGGATGAGAAAGGAGAGAGTAGTATGTATGATGAGAGGCAACCTAAGAGAAGGAAGCGGACCCTTATGAATAATGAGCAAATAGATGAATTAGAGAAGGCTCTAGTAGATGAGCCTGAGATGCACAAGAACGCTGTTCTATTGCAGAGTTGGTCAGAGAAGTTAAGTCTGCAG GGCCCAGAGATCACAGCATCACAACTTAAAAACTG GTTGAACAATCGGAAAGCTAAGCTTGCTCGCATTGCAAAAGAAAGAGGACCATTTGAGGGGGAGAATGCTGATAAGCCATCTACACCAGCCACTATCCATCTTGGCGAGTCTTCCGAAAGTGCTGGGGAGGACAACTATCTACCCCCTGCGAGGGTGATGAACGCTCTATCCAAAGGCAGACTGGTGAGCCCGGACAGCAATGAGCAAACATCGCAGGCAGAGTTATCCCCGAACACGATGCTGATCCGCCCATTCACGAGATCCTTCTCACTGGAGCCTGGCCGCCTCGTCTCGCTAGTTGACAGCGATGGGAAGGAGGTTGGCAGGGGCAAGGTCTTCCAAACGCCAGGGAAGAGCCCGGCGGAGAGCCGCGTCTGCATGGTCGACGTCACTGAGCTCAGGACCGAGAAGTGGAGGGAGCTCCCACACCCTTCTCAGGCATCTGGGAGGACGTTCCAGGAGGCAGAGGCGAGGAATGGTGGCATCATGAGGGTCTCTTGGGACGTCGTCAGGCTGTCGCCTGCAGTGTAG
- the LOC136484151 gene encoding nodulin homeobox-like isoform X4 has protein sequence MIDMVSAIEELSGLTSKELGEMLKESDNFVLQSKTEDGGPKQVDMEKLVSSLPLHLLAVCLELGQGPDLTYVLRGMRFLHSLSDLASRHTRLEQVLLDDVKLSEQVMDLIFFLLSILAEQKKENNVGASPLVHASLVAASLHLLTSYFSSQWHELVHILLAHPKVDIFMDVAFDSLHEVVRLLNIRLSSMGSGSFHVGSLESRRAHFICQQGEASLQFLLLLCQQKLFRDRILKNKELSRNGGILSLSHTILKLDVPECLKQSTDLVASISRLKAKILSILLQLCEAESVSYLDEVATNPNSRRLGQTLALKLLQVLNLLKIAFGRKQNITSDSHDKGKIYPMGSVLISALRLVDVFSDDSNFRSSFMTNTVPFLTQILATPHEEFVSSWCSVNVPAIEEDASLDYDPFGASEVALLASDNVLTEAKANYSCPFRPSLPSMAYAQTRTSCVVKIIANLHIFVPNICEEQERDLFLLNFQKYLVSGSPKLSADEPASSDFKATKVCRNLGSLSDYAKTLVPNLLNVEDVVLLSDFSDKLQSWCKSQVEQVAVKVGQNDTPPESTEDIHPVQQPLLTRTSTPDSKMNNLPKDVQNMEVSTPIPPINPEGNDKDGTPKNTVSRNGGFLQNAVGQNLVHLGVARTVSGGSSVVTSGVSTGLQRSKMDLDPASSSVDNFKTPELTKENGLQEDEKGESSMYDERQPKRRKRTLMNNEQIDELEKALVDEPEMHKNAVLLQSWSEKLSLQVEQSES, from the exons CTTAGTGGGTTAACCTCTAAAGAACTTGGGGAGATGCTGAAGGAGTCAGACAACTTTGTTTTGCAGTCCAAGACCGAAGACGGAGGTCCAAAGCAG GTGGACATGGAAAAACTTGTGTCCTCGCTTCCTCTTCATCTCCTTGCTGTATGTTTGGAGCTTGGGCAAGGCCCGGACTTGACTTATGTGCTTCGTGGCATGCGCTTTTTGCATAGTTTGTCTGATCTAGCATCCCGCCATACTAGACTGGAGCAG GTTCTTCTTGATGATGTCAAATTATCCGAACAAGTCATGGACCTGATATTCTTCCTACTTTCTATTCTTGCTGAACAGAAGAAG GAGAATAATGTCGGCGCTTCTCCGCTTGTGCATGCGTCACTTGTAGCAGCTAGTCTTCATCTGTTGACAAGTTACTTCTCTTCCCAGTGGCATGAACTTGTCCATATTCTGCTTGCACATCCAAAG GTTGATATCTTTATGGATGTGGCCTTTGATAGTTTGCATGAAGTTGTGAGGCTGTTAAATATCAGATTATCATCAATGGGCTCCGGTTCCTTTCATGTTGGTTCTTTGGAATCTCGTCGTGCTCACTTCATCTGCCAACAGGGTGAAGCATCACTGCAATTTCTCTTGTTGTTGTGCCAGCAAAAGCTGTTTCGAGATCGGATTTTAAAAAATAAG GAACTCTCTagaaatggaggcatactgtcactTTCTCACACTATACTGAAGTTAGATGTCCCTGAATGTTTGAAACAGTCAACCGATCTTGTTGCTTCTATTTccaggctcaaggcaaagatacttTCTATT CTGTTGCAACTTTGTGAGGCTGAAAGTGTCTCTTACCTCGATGAAGTTGCTACTAACCCAAACAGCAGGCGGCTAGGGCAAACCTTGGCTCTAAAG TTACTGCAGGTTCTTAATTTGCTGAAGATTGCATTTGGAAGAAAACAAAACATAACTTCTGATTCTCATGATAAGGGTAAGATTTACCCCATGGGATCTGTGCTTATCAGTGCATTGCGTCTTGTTGATGTCTTCTCCGATGATTCAAACTTCAGATCTTCCTTTATGACTAACACT GTCCCGTTTTTAACCCAGATTTTAGCAACTCCTCATGAGGAATTTGTTTCAAGTTGGTGCTCTGTCAACGTACCAGCAATTGAGGAAGATGCAAGCCTAGATTATGATCCTTTTGGTGCATCTGAGGTGGCACTGTTAGCTTCTGATAATGTGTTGACTGAAGCTAAAGCTAACTATTCATGCCCTTTTCGCCCTAGCCTGCCTTCAATGGCATATGCACAGACAAGAACATCATGTGTAGTGAAAATAATAGCAAATTTGCATATTTTTGTTCCAAACATTTGTGAAG AGCAAGAAAGGGATCTTTTCCTTCTGAACTTTCAAAAATACTTGGTGTCTGGGAGTCCTAAACTATCAGCAGACGAGCCAGCTTCTAGTGATTTCAAGGCCACTAAAGTCTGTAGAAACTTAG GATCTTTGTCTGATTATGCTAAAACATTGGTTCCGAATTTGTTAAATGTGGAAGACGTGGTGTTATTAAG TGATTTTTCTGATAAGCTACAATCTTGGTGTAAATCACAAGTTGAGCAAGTTGCAGTAAAG GTGGGACAAAATGATACTCCACCAGAAAGCACGGAGGACATTCACCCAGTGCAGCAGCCCTTGCTAACACGGACAAGCACTCCGGACTCCAAAATGAATAACCTTCCAAAG GATGTGCAGAACATGGAAGTGTCTACACCAATACCCCCAATAAATCCAGAGGGAAATGATAAGGATGGGACTCCAAAGAACACTGTCTCTAGAAATGGTGGTTTCCTGCAGAATGCAGTTGGTCAAAACCTAGTCCATCTTGGCGTTGCAAGaacagtcagtggtggctcttcGGTTGTCACTTCCGGTGTTAGCACTGGACTCCAGCGCAGCAAAATGGATCTTGATCCAGCATCCAGCAGTGTGGATAATTTCAAAACACCAGAACTCACAAAAGAAAATGGTCTCCAGGAGGATGAGAAAGGAGAGAGTAGTATGTATGATGAGAGGCAACCTAAGAGAAGGAAGCGGACCCTTATGAATAATGAGCAAATAGATGAATTAGAGAAGGCTCTAGTAGATGAGCCTGAGATGCACAAGAACGCTGTTCTATTGCAGAGTTGGTCAGAGAAGTTAAGTCTGCAG GTTGAACAATCGGAAAGCTAA